Proteins from a genomic interval of Desulfurobacterium sp. TC5-1:
- the hemC gene encoding hydroxymethylbilane synthase has product MRRNQLKIRIGTRKSKLALWQSEWVKAQVQKKYPEIEVELVKIVTKGDKILDAPLAKIGDKGLFTKEIEDAMLKGEVDIAVHSLKDVPSVLPEGLKLIAFSHREDPRDAFLSNGRFTFKTLPEGAKVGTSSLRRKAQLKRLRPDLQIEDLRGNVDTRIRKLKEGQYDAIILAAAGVKRLGFDNEIDEILSPDVMIPSVSQGILGIEGRENDPEIEKIIRDVINDEKSELAAAIERSFLKTVEGGCQVPMGCYAEVKEDGIYVRAFIASLDGTTFLKEEGLFPKEKPEETGRAIARRLLSRGGKEILESLKEEEK; this is encoded by the coding sequence TTGCGGAGGAACCAGTTGAAAATCAGGATAGGAACGAGAAAGAGCAAGCTTGCCTTGTGGCAATCGGAGTGGGTAAAAGCACAGGTACAGAAGAAATATCCAGAGATAGAAGTCGAACTTGTAAAAATTGTGACAAAAGGGGATAAAATTCTTGACGCACCCCTTGCGAAGATTGGTGACAAAGGGCTTTTTACGAAAGAAATAGAAGATGCGATGTTGAAAGGTGAAGTTGATATAGCTGTTCACAGTTTAAAAGACGTTCCAAGCGTACTTCCAGAAGGTTTAAAATTAATAGCATTTTCTCACAGAGAAGATCCAAGAGACGCTTTCTTATCAAACGGTAGATTCACGTTCAAAACACTACCTGAAGGTGCAAAGGTTGGAACAAGCTCCTTAAGGAGAAAGGCTCAACTTAAACGTTTAAGACCTGATCTTCAGATAGAAGACCTCCGCGGAAACGTAGATACAAGGATAAGAAAACTTAAAGAAGGGCAGTACGACGCTATAATACTTGCTGCTGCCGGCGTTAAAAGGTTGGGATTTGATAATGAAATAGACGAAATCCTTTCACCTGACGTAATGATTCCTTCCGTCTCTCAGGGTATTTTAGGAATAGAGGGAAGAGAAAACGACCCTGAAATTGAAAAAATCATAAGAGACGTCATTAACGACGAAAAAAGTGAACTTGCTGCAGCCATTGAACGGTCATTTCTTAAAACGGTTGAAGGTGGTTGCCAGGTTCCCATGGGATGCTACGCAGAAGTAAAAGAAGATGGGATATATGTAAGAGCATTCATCGCAAGCCTTGACGGTACTACATTCCTTAAAGAGGAAGGACTTTTCCCAAAGGAAAAGCCCGAAGAGACAGGAAGAGCCATAGCCCGGCGACTTTTAAGCCGCGGCGGGAAAGAGATATTAGAGAGTCTTAAAGAGGAAGAAAAATGA
- the hemA gene encoding glutamyl-tRNA reductase produces the protein MGDLKICVTGMNHKTAPVEIREKFALKDEKLEGAILELNSLPPVDECMILSTCNRVEFYFVSRNDNPFVSVKTFLSKLSGLTEDELNKFLYFKSQEEAVRHGFRVASSLDSMVIGEPQIIGQFKDAFAKAREMGTAGVVINRFCETALKVSKKVRTETGIARNAVSISFAAVELAKKIFGYLSDKNVAIIGAGEMAELAVKHLITTGVNKVFVVNRTLEKAEKLAEEFGGKAFKLEDIESVLTASDIVISSTGASGYVITKEMIEKVKNRRSGKPLFLIDIAVPRDIDPAIDRIENVYLFDIDNLKEVVEANLEERKRAAKEAEEIIEGCVHRFVHWLKEHEVAPLIAELKQKAEKIRKEELEKRLPKMNLTEEQKEQVDYLTQIIINKLLHTPITTFRQKAPDEKTYIKVFREIFGLTKE, from the coding sequence ATGGGTGACCTGAAAATATGCGTAACCGGTATGAACCACAAAACAGCACCGGTAGAAATAAGAGAAAAGTTTGCCCTCAAAGACGAAAAACTTGAAGGTGCAATTCTTGAATTAAACTCTCTTCCACCTGTTGATGAATGTATGATTTTATCTACGTGCAACAGAGTAGAGTTTTACTTTGTTTCAAGGAATGACAACCCGTTTGTTTCTGTAAAAACGTTTCTCTCAAAATTGAGTGGATTAACAGAAGACGAACTTAACAAATTTCTCTACTTCAAAAGTCAGGAAGAAGCAGTAAGGCACGGCTTCAGAGTGGCCTCAAGTCTGGACTCAATGGTGATAGGCGAACCCCAAATCATCGGACAGTTCAAAGATGCTTTCGCAAAAGCAAGAGAAATGGGAACAGCTGGTGTCGTTATTAATAGATTCTGTGAAACTGCTCTTAAAGTTTCAAAGAAGGTCAGAACAGAAACAGGTATAGCAAGGAATGCCGTATCTATAAGCTTCGCTGCCGTTGAACTTGCCAAAAAGATATTCGGATACCTTTCAGATAAAAACGTCGCCATAATTGGTGCAGGTGAAATGGCAGAGCTTGCCGTTAAACATCTAATAACTACTGGTGTAAACAAGGTATTTGTCGTCAACAGAACACTTGAAAAAGCAGAAAAATTAGCAGAAGAGTTTGGTGGAAAAGCTTTTAAACTTGAAGATATAGAATCCGTCCTTACAGCATCTGACATTGTAATAAGTTCAACTGGCGCATCCGGTTACGTAATTACCAAAGAGATGATAGAAAAAGTGAAAAACAGACGAAGTGGAAAACCGCTATTCCTGATAGACATTGCAGTTCCAAGAGATATAGATCCAGCAATAGACAGAATTGAAAATGTCTATCTCTTTGACATAGACAATTTAAAAGAAGTTGTTGAAGCAAACCTTGAAGAGAGAAAAAGGGCCGCAAAAGAAGCAGAAGAGATAATAGAAGGATGTGTCCACCGATTTGTCCATTGGCTTAAAGAACACGAAGTTGCCCCACTTATAGCGGAACTTAAACAAAAGGCAGAAAAGATAAGAAAAGAAGAACTGGAAAAGAGATTACCTAAGATGAACCTTACTGAAGAGCAGAAAGAACAGGTAGATTATCTAACACAGATAATAATAAACAAACTGCTACACACTCCTATAACAACATTCAGACAAAAAGCACCCGACGAAAAAACCTATATAAAAGTATTTAGAGAGATATTCGGTCTTACAAAAGAGTAA
- the ccsA gene encoding cytochrome c biogenesis protein CcsA — protein MNIQSVGLTTLILYLLSTFHYFLFLTTRKDKVAIVGLYASRIGFLTNGLFIILLIIEKGSSVLFTPKGAFALLAISVISIFLYFSTKYRLHVSGIFLTPWATLFMGVSLFSKGIPKNVFPLGTVGTVHIVSAFLGYAAFLFSTIVSILYLILEYQLKKKKFSVFYHKVPSLRLLENIIYKSISFGFTFITLSMFTGAIWSQKLFGTYWSWHPKQVATLITWFIYAAILHLYISGKWHGKKLCYLSIAGTILIVIDFIGINLLFKGVHSF, from the coding sequence ATGAACATACAGAGCGTAGGACTAACAACCCTTATACTCTATCTGCTATCGACATTTCACTACTTCCTCTTCCTCACAACGAGAAAAGATAAAGTTGCAATAGTAGGACTTTACGCAAGCAGAATAGGTTTTTTAACGAATGGATTATTTATTATCCTTCTTATAATAGAAAAAGGAAGCAGTGTTCTGTTTACCCCAAAAGGGGCCTTTGCCCTCCTTGCAATATCTGTAATTTCGATTTTTCTCTACTTTTCTACAAAGTACCGTTTACACGTATCAGGAATATTTCTGACGCCGTGGGCAACTCTTTTTATGGGTGTCTCTCTCTTTTCAAAGGGAATTCCCAAAAATGTTTTCCCTCTTGGCACAGTTGGAACAGTCCACATAGTAAGCGCCTTCTTGGGATATGCTGCTTTCCTATTTTCAACAATAGTTTCAATACTTTATCTTATACTTGAATACCAGCTGAAAAAGAAAAAGTTTTCGGTCTTTTACCACAAAGTCCCGTCACTAAGACTTCTTGAAAACATAATTTACAAAAGCATAAGTTTCGGATTCACGTTTATAACACTCTCTATGTTTACAGGTGCAATCTGGTCTCAGAAACTATTCGGAACTTACTGGAGCTGGCATCCCAAACAGGTAGCTACACTAATAACATGGTTCATCTATGCGGCAATACTTCACCTTTACATAAGTGGGAAATGGCACGGAAAGAAGCTATGTTACCTTTCCATTGCAGGAACAATTCTTATTGTGATAGACTTTATCGGTATTAATTTGCTATTTAAAGGAGTTCACTCTTTTTGA
- the aroD gene encoding type I 3-dehydroquinate dehydratase, with translation MLLGTVELGKIPRVILATDDKNTEEKLFKARELKIDLIEARIDLIKSIDRASIKKFLDTIGDFGFYAVATVRPVWEGGKFSGTEEERLGIIKEVAEHPIVAAVDVELRAEMIIKRVITFVKGLRKKIIISYHDFEKTPQTREIKQIVEKAKEIGGDIVKCAFKANTLKDVADTLCTMKSLDIPKIFMLMGDKGAISRVDGFYFGSLLTYTFFGKPVAPGQIEAEKLVKLLLEFYPDYRKEKLKADPGL, from the coding sequence ATGCTACTTGGGACTGTTGAGCTTGGAAAAATTCCCAGAGTCATACTTGCAACAGATGATAAAAATACAGAGGAAAAGCTTTTCAAAGCGCGGGAACTCAAGATAGACCTGATAGAAGCCCGCATAGATTTAATAAAAAGCATAGATAGGGCAAGCATAAAGAAATTTCTTGACACAATAGGTGACTTTGGTTTTTATGCAGTTGCCACCGTTAGGCCGGTATGGGAAGGTGGAAAGTTTTCGGGAACTGAAGAGGAAAGACTCGGAATAATAAAGGAAGTGGCAGAACATCCCATTGTAGCAGCGGTAGATGTAGAGCTACGGGCAGAAATGATTATTAAAAGAGTAATAACATTTGTCAAAGGTCTCCGCAAAAAAATTATTATCTCATACCACGACTTTGAAAAAACCCCCCAAACACGGGAAATAAAGCAGATTGTAGAAAAAGCAAAAGAAATTGGTGGAGATATCGTAAAGTGTGCTTTTAAAGCAAACACTTTAAAGGATGTGGCAGATACGTTATGCACAATGAAATCTTTAGACATCCCGAAAATTTTTATGCTTATGGGTGACAAAGGTGCTATCTCAAGAGTTGATGGGTTCTATTTTGGCTCTCTCTTAACTTATACGTTTTTTGGGAAACCTGTAGCACCGGGACAGATAGAGGCTGAAAAACTGGTAAAATTACTTCTGGAATTTTATCCTGATTACAGGAAGGAAAAACTGAAAGCGGACCCGGGACTATGA
- a CDS encoding DUF190 domain-containing protein has translation MKKEKLLRIFIDSEDKYNGELLWKYILKSVKERGLAGATVIKAAAGIGSHSEIHTISVLALSFNLPLIIEIIDEEKKIEDFISFIDTFLEEGLVTVQDVEVKIYRHR, from the coding sequence ATGAAGAAAGAGAAATTACTCAGAATATTTATAGATAGTGAAGATAAATACAACGGTGAACTTCTATGGAAATATATTCTGAAATCCGTAAAAGAGAGAGGTCTGGCCGGTGCAACCGTTATTAAAGCTGCAGCTGGCATTGGCTCTCATTCTGAAATACATACAATTAGCGTGCTTGCCCTATCTTTTAACCTTCCCCTAATCATAGAGATAATCGATGAAGAGAAAAAAATAGAAGACTTCATATCATTTATAGATACTTTCCTTGAAGAAGGGCTGGTAACAGTTCAGGATGTTGAAGTGAAAATTTACAGGCACAGGTAA
- the pilB gene encoding type IV-A pilus assembly ATPase PilB yields MDKAILRQIEKKLVELGIPLEKLEKIKKTNEDFFEGLIKNNLIKEETLLQILSQVYGVPSVDLREISLDEDIVKIIPQSTAEKNMLLPIGRIGPNLKLAMADPSDLQTIERLRFSTGFKIEPYVALPFRIKQKLEEVYGKIEEDFFSKLRQELLTEKESAEIEDLEETPVKENVVSLDNLKQLATQAPIVKLVNAIVLEALKRGASDIHIEPFEKELRIRYRIDGVLHVVGKYSPEIKDAVSARFKVLSNLDIAEKRLPQDGRMSVKYKGRKIDFRVSTLPTVFGEKIVLRILDKGNLQLDLSKLGLEEREYKLLMKAIKAPYGMVLVTGPTGSGKTTTLYSSLLTVNTPEVNIMTAEDPVEYNLYGINQVQIKHEIGLDFARVLRAFLRQDPDIIMVGEIRDKETAQIAIESALTGHLVFSTLHTNDAPSTVTRLLDMGIEPFLVSSSVLLVIAQRLARRICPKCKEPYKYPIEVLMEVGFSKEEAATIKTYRGKGCDYCNGTGYKGRVGFYEVLEMSHKVRDAILKGKTSDDIRQIAILEGMRTLRDIGRIKIAKGDTTPEEVLRVTREY; encoded by the coding sequence ATGGATAAAGCAATCCTGCGCCAGATAGAAAAAAAGCTTGTTGAGCTTGGGATCCCCTTAGAAAAACTCGAAAAGATAAAGAAAACAAATGAGGATTTTTTTGAAGGCCTTATAAAGAACAACCTCATAAAGGAGGAAACTCTCCTCCAAATCTTATCTCAGGTTTACGGTGTTCCATCTGTTGACTTAAGAGAAATTAGTTTAGATGAGGATATTGTAAAGATAATTCCCCAGAGTACTGCCGAAAAAAATATGCTCCTTCCCATCGGTAGAATAGGTCCAAACCTAAAGCTTGCTATGGCAGATCCATCCGACCTGCAGACAATAGAACGATTAAGATTCTCAACAGGCTTCAAAATAGAACCTTACGTGGCCTTACCCTTTAGAATTAAACAGAAACTTGAAGAAGTCTATGGAAAGATAGAGGAGGATTTCTTCTCAAAACTGCGCCAGGAACTTTTAACAGAAAAGGAATCAGCAGAAATAGAAGATTTAGAAGAAACACCTGTCAAAGAAAATGTTGTTTCTCTTGACAACCTGAAACAACTTGCAACTCAAGCACCCATTGTTAAGCTCGTTAACGCTATAGTCCTTGAAGCTCTCAAAAGAGGTGCCAGTGATATTCATATTGAACCGTTTGAGAAGGAACTAAGAATAAGATACAGGATTGACGGAGTCCTGCACGTTGTAGGAAAGTATTCCCCGGAAATTAAAGATGCCGTATCAGCACGTTTTAAAGTCTTAAGTAATCTTGATATTGCCGAAAAAAGACTTCCACAAGACGGCAGAATGTCGGTTAAGTATAAAGGCAGAAAAATAGATTTCAGGGTTTCAACTCTTCCAACGGTATTCGGTGAGAAAATTGTTCTCAGGATTCTCGACAAAGGAAACCTTCAACTTGACCTGTCAAAATTGGGGCTTGAGGAAAGAGAATATAAACTCCTCATGAAGGCAATTAAAGCACCTTACGGTATGGTTCTTGTTACCGGACCTACAGGCTCCGGTAAAACAACAACGCTATATTCCTCCCTTCTAACGGTTAACACACCAGAAGTTAACATAATGACAGCTGAAGACCCGGTAGAATATAACCTTTACGGAATCAATCAGGTTCAGATAAAACACGAAATAGGGCTTGATTTTGCGAGAGTACTGAGAGCGTTTCTAAGACAGGACCCTGACATTATCATGGTTGGTGAGATAAGGGACAAAGAGACAGCTCAGATAGCCATTGAATCAGCTCTTACCGGTCACCTTGTATTTTCAACACTTCACACAAACGATGCACCAAGCACTGTGACAAGATTGTTAGATATGGGAATAGAACCGTTCCTGGTTTCATCATCAGTCCTTCTTGTAATAGCCCAGAGGCTTGCAAGGAGAATTTGCCCTAAATGCAAAGAACCCTACAAATATCCTATTGAAGTCTTAATGGAAGTAGGTTTTTCAAAAGAAGAAGCAGCTACGATAAAAACATACAGAGGGAAAGGTTGTGACTACTGTAACGGTACTGGTTATAAGGGAAGAGTTGGATTTTACGAAGTTCTTGAAATGTCCCATAAAGTCAGAGACGCCATATTGAAAGGGAAAACCAGCGACGATATCCGTCAGATTGCTATCCTTGAGGGAATGAGAACGTTGAGAGATATTGGTAGAATAAAAATCGCAAAAGGCGACACAACACCTGAAGAGGTTCTTCGTGTTACAAGAGAGTATTAA
- a CDS encoding bacterio-opsin activator HTH domain-containing protein has product MVLEIKPQEKDYDTLALRVFLKALEIIGGPKKLFEYRNLTWVPSLMEACYAVVLKEEGMKTEDEIAEFIGITKQTVRNMLSADPDLVLKKLEGELESKDIKVHTAGGLAKLAYREVKEGRDNVPFVVSVCKTYLSQLFGVVWPVEVLTVIKGLSFPIEDRQVLKEKLKGIKIKDSYAEDLIDVIELPVRSPADLLHKLKEAATKD; this is encoded by the coding sequence ATGGTATTAGAAATAAAACCTCAAGAGAAGGATTATGACACACTTGCCCTCCGCGTATTCCTCAAAGCACTGGAAATTATCGGCGGACCCAAGAAATTATTTGAATACAGAAATCTCACATGGGTCCCCAGCCTGATGGAGGCGTGTTACGCAGTTGTACTAAAAGAAGAGGGAATGAAAACAGAAGATGAAATAGCCGAATTTATAGGAATAACAAAACAGACAGTCAGGAATATGCTTTCTGCAGATCCAGATCTGGTTCTTAAAAAGCTGGAAGGCGAGTTAGAAAGCAAAGACATCAAAGTCCATACAGCTGGAGGCCTTGCAAAATTAGCTTATAGAGAAGTTAAAGAGGGAAGAGACAACGTGCCTTTTGTTGTCTCTGTATGCAAAACTTATCTTTCCCAACTTTTTGGCGTCGTCTGGCCTGTAGAAGTTTTAACAGTAATAAAGGGATTGTCATTCCCTATAGAGGATAGACAGGTTCTAAAAGAAAAACTGAAAGGTATTAAAATAAAAGACAGCTATGCCGAAGACCTGATTGATGTGATAGAATTGCCTGTTAGAAGTCCTGCTGATTTATTACACAAATTAAAAGAGGCTGCTACTAAGGATTAA
- the fabF gene encoding beta-ketoacyl-ACP synthase II — MKRRVVVTGVGVVSPAGSDVDTFWSNLTAGKSCITKITKFDASDFPVQIAGEVKDFDPLKYFDKKDVRKTDEFIQYAVAASVQAIEMSKLDLDSIDLERAGVLIGSGIGGIGTIEKQHEILMKKGPKRISPFFVPMEIINMASGFVSIRFGFKGPNISVVTACATGTHAIGEAFRTIQYGDADIMIAGGTESAITPLSVAGFAAARALSTRNDEPEKASRPFDKNRDGFVMGEGCGILILEEYEHAVKRGAPILAEVAGYGTSGDAYHITAPAPNGEGAARAIRNAINDAGIKPEDIDYINAHGTSTKFNDMYETMAIKSVFGDYAYKVKISSIKSMIGHLLGAAGGVECVASVLTLKTGIIPPTINYEEPDPECDLYYVPNKAERADVKYVLKSNFGFGGTNACLVIKKYEEG; from the coding sequence ATGAAGAGGAGAGTTGTCGTTACAGGTGTAGGCGTGGTATCACCTGCTGGAAGTGATGTTGATACATTCTGGAGCAATCTTACAGCGGGAAAGTCCTGTATAACAAAGATTACGAAGTTTGATGCTTCTGATTTTCCCGTTCAGATTGCTGGTGAGGTTAAGGATTTTGATCCCCTTAAGTACTTTGATAAGAAAGATGTGAGAAAGACTGATGAGTTTATCCAGTATGCAGTTGCAGCCTCTGTTCAGGCTATAGAGATGTCAAAGCTTGACCTTGATTCAATTGATCTTGAAAGGGCAGGTGTTCTCATAGGTTCAGGTATAGGTGGAATCGGGACAATAGAAAAACAGCACGAAATTTTAATGAAAAAGGGACCAAAAAGAATCTCACCGTTTTTTGTTCCTATGGAAATTATAAATATGGCTTCAGGATTTGTTTCTATAAGATTTGGTTTCAAAGGTCCTAACATTTCAGTTGTAACCGCGTGCGCAACGGGAACTCATGCTATTGGTGAAGCTTTCAGGACAATTCAGTATGGCGATGCTGACATTATGATTGCAGGTGGTACAGAAAGTGCTATAACACCTTTAAGTGTTGCTGGGTTTGCAGCTGCAAGAGCTCTTTCAACGAGAAACGATGAGCCAGAAAAAGCAAGCCGTCCCTTTGATAAAAACAGAGACGGTTTTGTAATGGGTGAAGGTTGCGGAATTCTCATATTAGAAGAATATGAGCATGCAGTTAAAAGGGGAGCACCTATCCTTGCGGAAGTTGCAGGTTATGGGACGAGTGGCGATGCTTACCACATAACAGCTCCTGCCCCTAATGGTGAAGGTGCCGCAAGAGCTATTAGGAATGCAATTAACGATGCAGGTATTAAACCTGAAGACATTGATTATATCAATGCTCATGGAACATCTACGAAATTTAATGACATGTATGAGACGATGGCCATAAAGTCTGTCTTTGGTGATTACGCGTATAAGGTTAAGATAAGCAGTATTAAATCCATGATAGGGCATCTCCTTGGAGCTGCCGGCGGTGTTGAGTGTGTTGCCTCAGTTCTTACATTAAAAACGGGGATTATCCCGCCGACGATAAATTACGAAGAACCTGATCCGGAATGTGATCTTTACTACGTACCAAATAAGGCTGAGAGGGCAGATGTAAAGTATGTTCTCAAAAGCAACTTTGGTTTTGGCGGCACAAATGCGTGTCTTGTAATAAAGAAATATGAGGAAGGATAG
- the rnc gene encoding ribonuclease III, with translation MSFFLEKIKQLEERIGYHFKNRELLMRALTHTSYAFEKKDEIENYEVLEFLGDSVIGLIVSEKLIERFPKKSEGELSQIRAFLVSEPSLAKLARTVNLGSFILLGRGELKSGGKEKESILCDVFESLFGAIYLDSNFETAKTVFCNVFLSKMWEILENTKTYKDYKSYLQEITQRDFKTIPEYRVVKEEGPEHSKEFTVECIVNEIKTVSKGKSKKEAEQSAAEKMLEKLGIL, from the coding sequence TTGAGTTTTTTCCTTGAAAAGATAAAACAGCTTGAAGAGAGAATAGGATATCACTTTAAAAACAGGGAGCTCCTTATGCGGGCTCTCACACATACTTCTTACGCTTTTGAGAAAAAAGATGAAATTGAAAATTACGAGGTTCTTGAATTTTTGGGCGATTCGGTTATTGGTCTTATAGTTAGTGAAAAGTTAATTGAAAGATTTCCTAAAAAAAGTGAGGGTGAACTTTCGCAGATAAGAGCTTTTCTGGTTAGCGAGCCTTCTCTTGCAAAACTTGCAAGGACAGTTAATCTGGGTTCTTTTATTCTTTTAGGAAGGGGTGAACTTAAGTCCGGTGGTAAGGAAAAGGAGTCTATTCTCTGCGACGTTTTTGAATCGCTCTTTGGTGCTATTTACCTTGATTCAAACTTTGAAACTGCTAAAACTGTCTTTTGCAATGTTTTCTTAAGCAAAATGTGGGAAATATTAGAAAACACGAAAACCTACAAAGATTATAAAAGTTATCTTCAGGAAATTACACAGAGGGATTTTAAAACAATTCCGGAATACAGGGTTGTGAAAGAAGAAGGGCCTGAGCATTCCAAAGAATTTACCGTTGAATGTATAGTAAATGAGATAAAAACGGTTTCTAAGGGGAAATCTAAAAAAGAGGCAGAACAGTCGGCTGCTGAAAAAATGCTCGAGAAGTTGGGGATTTTATGA
- a CDS encoding Maf family protein — translation MREYNRFLLLSSSPRRRQILSMVGIPFRVYSSFNIRENLTGAPEVTAVENAVLKVMAGSSLQKSDEIALAADTIVVIDGEILGKPSNRIEAAEFLSLLSGREHSVITGFALKLPEGDLIKGFEKTEVVFKPLTGEEIDWYIETGEPDDKAGAYGIQGHGAIFIEKINGDFFNVMGLPIAKIYDILLNIGIDIKKMVGR, via the coding sequence ATGAGGGAGTATAACCGTTTTCTTCTTCTATCTTCCTCACCAAGGAGAAGGCAGATTCTTTCGATGGTAGGGATTCCTTTCAGGGTTTACTCGTCGTTTAATATTCGTGAAAACCTGACAGGTGCTCCTGAAGTGACAGCGGTAGAAAATGCTGTTTTGAAAGTTATGGCTGGAAGCTCTTTGCAGAAGAGTGACGAAATAGCTTTAGCTGCAGATACAATCGTTGTTATCGATGGTGAGATATTAGGAAAACCTTCAAACAGAATCGAGGCTGCGGAGTTCTTAAGTTTACTTTCTGGTAGAGAACACAGCGTTATTACAGGATTTGCTTTGAAACTGCCTGAGGGAGATCTAATTAAGGGTTTTGAAAAAACAGAGGTTGTTTTTAAACCTCTTACCGGAGAAGAGATAGATTGGTATATTGAAACTGGCGAGCCGGATGATAAGGCTGGCGCTTATGGGATTCAAGGGCATGGGGCGATTTTTATAGAAAAGATAAATGGGGATTTCTTCAATGTAATGGGCTTACCTATTGCTAAAATTTATGATATTCTATTAAACATCGGTATAGATATTAAAAAGATGGTGGGTAGATGA
- a CDS encoding response regulator, with protein MKVLYADAKKTWHTLMEKVLAPRGVELIHAETLKEVLNKVNTEKPEVAIINVALKNGKAYDVIPDILSAGIPVVFIGLKSEGFDEEKAKEMGVKFVLPKPFTVDDLFRLVNEARLEKPKMEVKAEKPEIVLTGGKKEHPEEIEITPAEEVMEIQPIEENVLHIGGEETELEPITLEPESSEETIAIQPIEGGISLEEKEEKTPVLEEETSEKEKLAQAFGVSKFEEPEKVPQEVEKETEEKTAEEVQKSVEEEPSETSPVEKVEPQQPVVPEAEVSPVEKIDIEDLKKQLKEELAEEFKKEAEEIIKSIAWEVIPDMAEKVIREEIEKFIRSRLV; from the coding sequence ATGAAGGTTCTCTACGCAGATGCTAAAAAGACGTGGCATACGCTTATGGAAAAGGTTCTGGCACCGAGAGGTGTTGAGTTAATTCATGCTGAAACCTTAAAAGAAGTTTTAAATAAAGTAAATACAGAAAAGCCAGAAGTGGCAATAATAAATGTTGCTCTTAAAAATGGTAAGGCTTATGATGTAATTCCAGATATTTTATCGGCCGGTATTCCTGTAGTTTTTATAGGTCTTAAAAGTGAGGGTTTTGACGAAGAAAAAGCAAAGGAAATGGGCGTTAAGTTTGTGCTTCCCAAGCCTTTCACAGTTGACGATTTATTTAGACTTGTCAATGAAGCAAGGCTTGAAAAACCAAAAATGGAAGTGAAAGCTGAAAAGCCAGAAATAGTTCTTACCGGCGGCAAGAAAGAGCATCCGGAAGAAATAGAGATAACGCCAGCTGAAGAGGTAATGGAGATACAACCAATAGAGGAAAATGTTCTTCATATAGGTGGTGAAGAGACGGAACTTGAGCCTATAACGTTAGAGCCTGAATCTTCAGAAGAGACTATAGCTATTCAGCCAATAGAGGGTGGTATATCTCTTGAAGAAAAAGAGGAAAAAACACCTGTTTTAGAAGAAGAAACTTCTGAAAAGGAAAAACTTGCTCAGGCATTTGGTGTTTCTAAATTTGAAGAACCTGAGAAAGTACCTCAAGAAGTGGAAAAAGAAACAGAAGAGAAAACTGCAGAGGAGGTTCAAAAGTCGGTTGAAGAGGAACCTTCAGAAACTTCGCCTGTAGAAAAGGTAGAACCGCAGCAACCTGTTGTTCCTGAAGCGGAAGTTTCACCTGTTGAAAAGATAGACATTGAAGACCTGAAAAAACAGTTAAAAGAAGAGTTAGCGGAAGAATTCAAAAAAGAGGCAGAAGAAATCATAAAATCTATTGCTTGGGAAGTTATTCCCGATATGGCAGAGAAGGTTATAAGAGAAGAGATAGAAAAATTCATAAGAAGCAGGTTAGTGTAA
- the ispF gene encoding 2-C-methyl-D-erythritol 2,4-cyclodiphosphate synthase — translation MLRIGIGYDVHKLVEGRPLIIGGVEIPHEKGLLGHSDADVLLHAICDALLGAAALGDIGKLFPDTDESYKDISSLILLQETVKELFSRGYRVVNIDSVVIAQKPKLAPYINDMREKIASAVEVPVNCVSVKATTTEKLGFEGREEGIAAQAVVLIEGGEG, via the coding sequence ATGTTAAGAATAGGTATAGGTTACGATGTTCACAAATTAGTTGAGGGAAGACCTCTCATAATAGGTGGTGTGGAAATTCCTCACGAGAAAGGTTTATTAGGCCATTCGGATGCAGACGTTCTTCTCCATGCAATCTGTGATGCACTTCTTGGTGCAGCAGCCCTTGGTGATATCGGTAAGTTGTTTCCCGATACAGATGAAAGTTACAAGGACATAAGTAGCCTTATTCTACTTCAGGAAACGGTTAAAGAACTTTTTTCAAGAGGTTATAGAGTCGTTAATATAGATTCTGTTGTTATCGCTCAAAAGCCAAAGTTGGCACCTTACATTAATGATATGAGAGAAAAGATAGCCTCAGCTGTCGAAGTTCCTGTGAATTGTGTTTCGGTTAAGGCCACAACCACTGAAAAACTTGGTTTTGAAGGGAGAGAAGAAGGAATAGCCGCTCAGGCCGTAGTTCTTATAGAAGGAGGTGAAGGTTGA